In Atopobium sp. oral taxon 416, the genomic stretch GGGCGGCTTCCCGGACATGACAGCCTTGTCGACCTCGCGTACGTCGCCGAAGGAATAGGAATAGTCGCAGATGATGTGCGCCCGGTCGACGCCGCAGAGTCCGAGCAGGAGCATCGACGTCACGCCGGTCCTGTCCATGCCGGCTGCGCAGTGGAAGAGGATGCAGTCATCCGCTTCAGCTTCGGCGAAGAACTCGAAAATCTCCTTCATGGCAGGCTTGTTCGCAAGTATCGTGCAGTAGCTCTCGGCAAGGTATCCTGTCGTCCCGGTGCGAGGCATGAGGTAAGGGTCGCTCATGTTGTAGTCGAAGAGCGGCACGTTTATCCAGGCGATATTGGGGTCCTGTGCGAGCAGCCCGTCGCCGTGTGCAAGCTCGGCCGTGCCTCGAAGGTCCACGACACGGCACACGCCGTAGTCCTTGAGGAAAGCGCAATCGGCCTCTGTCGCAGCGTCAAGGGCACCGGAGCGCAGGAACCGGTGCGGAAGCGTGGGGCCAGCCTCTCCCGGATATCCAGCAAGCTCGCGGAGATTGAAGATCGAGGTTGCGCCCTCGAGGCCATACGGATCTTTGCTCTTCGGCTCCATCTCTAAGTCCCTTCCGAGCTTCTTGAAGAAACCGAACATGGCCCTCATGTCCTTCCTACGAAAAGAGATCAGCAGCGCGTGTCGCCGGCCTCGAGCGTCTAGTGGGCCCAGCAGGACTCGAACCTGCACCCAGGGATTATGAGCCCCCTGCGCTAACCGTTGCGCCATGAGTCCTTACATAGAGAAAAAGGCGACGGCCTGAGCCGCCGCCCTCATATTTCCTGGTGGGCAATGCTGGATTCGAATCAGCGGCCTCTTCCGTGTGAAGGAAGTGCTCTACCCTTGAGCCAATCACTCGTGCGGGAGTATGTTAGCAGATTCCGCTTCTCCCGTCTATCAGAAGAAGCCTGTCTGCGCCCCCAAAGCAAGCAGGCCACCTAGTGGCCTGCGGAGTAATCATAGTGGAGAATAGGGGATTCGAACTCCTGACCACATGACTACCAGTCATGTGGTCTCCCAACTGAGCTAATTCCCCATGCGGTGCGGAAATTACTATAACAGAAGCAAGATTTCGGTCACGTATGAATTTGGCAAGTTCCGGCCTTCACGCTAGTTAAGTCCAAATCTGTGTGTAAATTAGCTCATAAGCAACCGCTACCTGCAAGCCATCACGAATTAAGCCTCATCTGCCGCTGCGCGCGGGCTATCTTTGCGAGCGCCTCCTTTTTCCTCTCATAGCTCTTCGACCGCCGGCAGGCAAGTACTGCTTGCTCTTTGCTGCCCATCTGTCGTTCTCCTCGATAAGGTAGGTCCCCACGAGCCTGATGAGTAAGTCCTCGCTCGGGAATATAGCGATGAGCTTCTGGGAGCGCTTCACCTCGGCGTTGAGCCTTCGAGGTCCTGGTGCACCTGCACCTGCGGGAGGGCCATGACTTCCAATTGTGTCCTTAAACCCGGCGACCAGACACTCCAGTGCCTTGGGACACCCCCTCAGTGAGCTTGCAGCACAGGAGGGAGGCGCGCAGCCGCTTTAAGGCGGCAGCAGAGACGTTGTGCGAGAAGTGCGCCTGAAAGCGCTGCCAGGCTACGTTAGGGTAGACCTGCTGCAGCGCACCTGCGAGCCTCCTCGTGGGCATCTAAGGCAAACATGCTCATGCCCGGCTGCCTACAGGCACGCAGCGAGGAGAGGAATCTCTTCCAGGTCTCGTGTGACGCTCACTTCTTGAGCCTAAACCCTATGAGCTCCTTCATCGCGTCCCTGCTAAGTCCCATCGGGTAGATCTTGTAGTTGACCCTGACCTTCAGGTAGGTCGTTCCCACCATGAAAACCAGGTAGTCGTCCTCAATGCGGTACGTACGAAGCTCCTCTACGGCAGCGTCGTACTGTGCGAGTGCCTCGAACACTACCGACTTCGACAACTCCTCTGTTACAGATCGTCTCCATGAGCGTGCTCATCTTCGCCCTCGATGTACCGGCGACGACCATCTCGGCCATAATGGCCACACCGGCAGGCTCGCTTGCGCTTGTAGGTCTAGAAGGGCACATTGCTATGCCTTAGGACAAAGAGATCTATCGTGGTGAAGCGCAGCGTGAGGAAGCGCCTCCTCTATCGCTGCGGCTGTCGCTGCGCTCGCAAGTACCCCGCACCCAGCTGACCCTCCGACTTTGCGTACAGTTGGGCGTTGAGCGACCTTTAGAGCATGAGCTTGAGTGCCTCTTTGCTGGAGTCTTCGAGCAGATGCATTATCTCGTCCTGGTTAAGAGTAAGTTTGATCTGAGCCATGGTTGAACCTTCAAGTCTCTTTGACTTTTGGCAATTGCAAATGATACTTGAAGCTCGAACCTCTGGTTTGTTTCTCTGTATATACCACTTTGCGGAGGTGACCACGCGGCAGCATACTCCAAAGAGGTCAACTATGCTAGGTGCTGCTGGCCCATGAGATTGTTGTAGCAGTAGATGTAGTCATCAACTCTTGCTATGAGCCCATCTATAGTGAGGCTCGATGTCGGTCCCATCTGTTCTTTATGTGTCTCCAGAAGCTCTCGATGCAGGTGTTGTCCCAACGCCGTGCCCTTCTTGACATGGATCAGTTGATCTTAAGTTTCCTTGAGGTTGTCCCGATAGGCGCATGCTGTGTAGGGGGTGCCTTAATCTGAGCAGACCCATATGTCATCCGGCAAGTGCGATGTCTAGAGATTTCGTAAATGCACCGGCTCTCAGGATGAGCTCATCTTTCTGGAAGCACTCCTCATGCATCAGGAGCTCCTGTACTATCTCTTTCAGCCCCTGGGCATCGATGTCCTTGAAGAGTGGGATATCCGTGAGGGCGGCCAGATCCATTGCACCCCCTTACCGGAAAAGCTCAGAATGTGGTCTTGGCAACATACAGTAGCAGGGGAG encodes the following:
- a CDS encoding tyrosine-protein phosphatase; this encodes MRAMFGFFKKLGRDLEMEPKSKDPYGLEGATSIFNLRELAGYPGEAGPTLPHRFLRSGALDAATEADCAFLKDYGVCRVVDLRGTAELAHGDGLLAQDPNIAWINVPLFDYNMSDPYLMPRTGTTGYLAESYCTILANKPAMKEIFEFFAEAEADDCILFHCAAGMDRTGVTSMLLLGLCGVDRAHIICDYSYSFGDVREVDKAVMSGKPPEKMHVRSELKSRIKAISETWDLLIAGYGSADTYLDSCGIMPETRRAVREHLES
- a CDS encoding transposase; the encoded protein is MRGCPKALECLVAGFKDTIGSHGPPAGAGAPGPRRLNAEVKRSQKLIAIFPSEDLLIRLVGTYLIEENDRWAAKSKQYLPAGGRRAMRGKRRRSQR